A window of the Hordeum vulgare subsp. vulgare chromosome 5H, MorexV3_pseudomolecules_assembly, whole genome shotgun sequence genome harbors these coding sequences:
- the LOC123396664 gene encoding uncharacterized protein LOC123396664 isoform X1: MTNQGRAQCEGDTEIANIRVEHSSTSPSGNGHIYPAITVACHTVIAPSASKPSNTRFRTMHDSALLIKAVQVSTIGYTSCVHSSGYARQWWAMAPMVRQRKTRNVKTCGASVCLGDSVGSRPPLSRSPWGPEASQGHRPWCSSSRLDAFYRKKWFIF; this comes from the exons ATGACGAATCAGGGTCGAGCACAGTGCGAGGGAGACACAGAGATCGCAAATATCAGGGTCGAGCACAGTTCCACTTCGCCCTCTGGGAATGGCCACATCTATCCCGCGATTACTGTTGCGTGCCATACTGTCATTGCCCCATCTGCCTCGAAGCCTTCAAATACGAG ATTCAGGACAATGCATGATTCTGCATTATTAATCAAAGCAGTTCAAGTTTCCACAATAGGCTATACATCATGTGTACACTCCAGTGGATATGCCAG GCAATGGTGGGCAATGGCGCCGATGGTCAGGCAGAGGAAAACAAGGAATGTGAAGACATGCGGCGCATCAG TGTGTCTCGGCGATTCCGTAGGCAGTCGCCCTCCCCTGTCGCGGTCTCCTTGGGGTCCGGAAGCTTCTCAAGGGCATCGTCCTTGGTGTTCCTCCTCGAGGCTTGATGCTTTCTACAGGAAAAAATGGTTCATTTTCTGA
- the LOC123396664 gene encoding uncharacterized protein LOC123396664 isoform X2, protein MCTLQWICQPGRTAVHQVAPLGVPPVARGSYEKAMNMMGMQYEQYDTAEKESSLVCKYAADDVVVHVMGWVRQWWAMAPMVRQRKTRNVKTCGASVCLGDSVGSRPPLSRSPWGPEASQGHRPWCSSSRLDAFYRKKWFIF, encoded by the exons ATGTGTACACTCCAGTGGATATGCCAG CCGGGCCGCACCGCGGTGCATCAGGTGGCGCCGCTAGGCGTGCCGCCGGTGGCGCGCGGGTCCTACGAGAAGGCGATGAACATGATGGGGATGCAGTACGAGCAGTACGACACTGCAGAGAAGGAGAGCTCGCTGGTCTGCAAGTATGCGGCGGACGATGTGGTGGTGCATGTGATGGGGTGGGTCAG GCAATGGTGGGCAATGGCGCCGATGGTCAGGCAGAGGAAAACAAGGAATGTGAAGACATGCGGCGCATCAG TGTGTCTCGGCGATTCCGTAGGCAGTCGCCCTCCCCTGTCGCGGTCTCCTTGGGGTCCGGAAGCTTCTCAAGGGCATCGTCCTTGGTGTTCCTCCTCGAGGCTTGATGCTTTCTACAGGAAAAAATGGTTCATTTTCTGA